The Pirellulimonas nuda genome includes a region encoding these proteins:
- a CDS encoding MFS transporter has protein sequence MPIRYLLVCGTFLISVLLYVDRACISAAAGPISTEFGLSDTQFGLALSAFSLGYALLQAPSGWLADRFGPRLLITGVVAGWSLLTGATGWTIGLWSLVVVRFLFGAAEAGAFPGMSRAVYSWIPVKERGLVQGINFAGSRFGAAVAFFVIAWMIEQYGWRNTFQIWMVIGLVFAVVWFLLFRDDPASHRGVGEAERAYIEAGRQRPPTATGRLAPGAMWRSKEMWLMCAQYFCSNFTFFFGLSWMYPYLKRTYDLNPSEAGLLLMAPFIGGFFGSLTAGAMIDALYRRGWRRWSRALPASIGFLLAAAGMLGLSSADTAQESVAWLTLAIFGADMTLAPSWTFCVDIGHRHAGLVSGTMNMAGNIGAFVTSLAFPYLKEWTGSTLPFFYLAAAMNALAIVLWTQADPEKTLPEE, from the coding sequence ATGCCCATACGCTATTTGCTGGTTTGCGGCACCTTCTTGATCTCGGTGCTGCTGTACGTCGACCGCGCCTGCATCTCGGCGGCCGCGGGGCCGATCTCGACCGAGTTTGGCCTCTCCGACACCCAGTTCGGGCTGGCGCTGTCGGCGTTCTCGCTGGGGTACGCCCTGCTGCAGGCGCCCTCGGGCTGGCTCGCGGACCGGTTCGGGCCCCGGCTGCTGATCACCGGCGTGGTGGCCGGCTGGTCGCTCCTGACCGGCGCCACCGGCTGGACGATCGGCCTGTGGTCGCTGGTCGTGGTGCGGTTCTTGTTCGGCGCCGCCGAGGCGGGCGCCTTCCCCGGCATGTCGCGGGCCGTGTACTCGTGGATCCCCGTCAAGGAACGGGGGCTGGTGCAGGGGATCAACTTCGCCGGATCGCGGTTCGGCGCCGCGGTGGCCTTCTTTGTGATCGCCTGGATGATCGAGCAGTACGGCTGGCGGAACACCTTCCAGATCTGGATGGTTATCGGCCTGGTGTTTGCGGTCGTCTGGTTCCTGTTGTTCCGCGACGACCCCGCCAGCCACCGAGGCGTGGGCGAGGCAGAGCGGGCCTACATCGAGGCGGGCCGCCAACGCCCCCCCACCGCCACGGGGCGGCTGGCGCCGGGCGCCATGTGGCGCTCCAAAGAGATGTGGCTGATGTGCGCCCAATACTTCTGCTCGAACTTCACGTTCTTCTTCGGCCTGTCGTGGATGTACCCCTACCTGAAGCGGACCTACGACCTGAACCCCTCGGAGGCGGGCCTGCTGCTGATGGCGCCGTTTATCGGCGGCTTCTTCGGCAGCCTGACCGCCGGCGCCATGATCGACGCCCTCTACCGCCGCGGCTGGCGGCGTTGGTCCAGGGCGCTGCCGGCGTCCATCGGCTTCCTGCTGGCGGCCGCGGGCATGCTGGGGCTCTCCAGCGCCGATACGGCGCAGGAGTCGGTCGCCTGGCTGACGCTGGCGATCTTCGGCGCGGACATGACGCTGGCACCCAGTTGGACGTTCTGCGTCGACATCGGCCACCGCCACGCCGGCCTGGTGTCGGGGACGATGAACATGGCGGGCAACATCGGGGCGTTCGTCACCTCGCTGGCCTTCCCGTACCTGAAGGAATGGACCGGCTCAACGCTGCCGTTCTTCTACCTAGCGGCGGCGATGAACGCGCTGGCGATCGTGCTGTGGACGCAGGCCGACCCGGAGAAGACGCTGCCGGAGGAATGA
- the glmM gene encoding phosphoglucosamine mutase has product MTELIISVSGLRGVVGDTLTPAVAMRYAAAFAESLPAGPIVTGYDGRASGPMMVAAVETALMASGRRVLSLGPAATPTIGVVVSNLRAAGGVQVSASHNPAEYNGIKLFSGAGRVIPASDGVRVQERFQDQAWQPAAGVAGRARAVTVAAEAHVERILPLVDLARIRAKRFRVLLDANHGAGAVIGARLLERLGCVTRVLGAEPTGDFLHTPEPTAENLAGVLGAVREFGADVGFCQDPDADRLAVIDHTGRYLGEELTLGLCVDHELRRRTGPVVTNCSTSRVTEDLCKKYGAPFTRSAVGEANVVDQMLRTGAVLGGEGNGGVIHPAVCLVRDSMIGMALVLDAMAARDAPVGELADRLPQYSIHKAKAAVPPAKIAAALDRLEAHFGQAEADRMDGLRLDWPDGRWLLVRASNTEPIVRIIAEAATADAAKSLCEEAAATCQTA; this is encoded by the coding sequence ATGACCGAGCTAATCATCAGTGTGTCTGGGCTGCGTGGCGTTGTGGGCGATACGCTGACCCCCGCGGTCGCCATGCGGTACGCGGCCGCGTTCGCCGAATCCCTCCCCGCGGGGCCTATCGTCACGGGCTACGACGGACGCGCCAGCGGGCCGATGATGGTCGCCGCGGTGGAAACGGCGTTGATGGCCAGCGGCCGGCGGGTGTTGAGCCTCGGGCCGGCCGCCACGCCCACGATCGGCGTGGTGGTGAGCAACCTGCGGGCGGCCGGCGGCGTGCAGGTCTCCGCCAGCCACAACCCGGCCGAGTACAACGGGATCAAGCTCTTCTCAGGCGCGGGGCGGGTGATCCCGGCGTCCGACGGGGTGCGGGTGCAGGAGCGGTTCCAGGACCAGGCGTGGCAGCCCGCCGCGGGCGTGGCGGGGCGGGCGAGGGCCGTTACGGTTGCCGCCGAGGCCCACGTTGAGCGGATCTTGCCGCTGGTCGACCTGGCCCGGATCCGGGCCAAGCGGTTCCGCGTGCTGCTAGACGCCAACCACGGCGCCGGGGCCGTGATCGGGGCTCGGCTGCTGGAACGCCTCGGCTGCGTGACCCGGGTGCTGGGCGCCGAGCCCACGGGCGACTTCCTGCACACCCCCGAGCCGACCGCCGAGAACCTGGCGGGAGTGCTGGGCGCCGTGCGGGAGTTCGGCGCGGACGTCGGCTTCTGCCAAGACCCAGACGCCGACCGGCTGGCGGTGATCGACCACACGGGGCGTTACCTGGGCGAGGAGCTGACGCTGGGGCTGTGCGTCGATCACGAGCTGCGTCGCCGCACCGGACCGGTGGTGACCAACTGCTCCACCAGCCGCGTGACCGAAGACCTCTGCAAGAAGTACGGGGCGCCCTTCACGCGCTCGGCCGTGGGCGAAGCGAACGTGGTCGACCAGATGCTCCGCACCGGCGCCGTGCTGGGGGGTGAGGGGAACGGCGGCGTGATCCACCCCGCGGTCTGCCTGGTGCGCGACAGCATGATTGGCATGGCGCTGGTGCTCGATGCGATGGCGGCGCGCGACGCGCCGGTCGGCGAGCTCGCCGACCGGCTCCCGCAGTACTCGATCCACAAGGCGAAGGCCGCCGTCCCGCCGGCCAAGATCGCCGCGGCGCTCGACCGGCTCGAGGCCCACTTCGGCCAGGCCGAGGCCGACCGGATGGACGGCCTGCGGCTCGACTGGCCCGACGGCCGGTGGTTGCTGGTACGCGCCAGCAACACCGAGCCGATCGTGCGGATCATCGCCGAAGCCGCCACGGCGGACGCCGCCAAGAGCCTCTGCGAAGAAGCCGCCGCGACGTGCCAAACCGCGTAG
- a CDS encoding glycoside hydrolase, protein MLRVVGPKTLDPDRPHLLRVEEQTKQGWRLVDPAALVVGVEGPASLVQDPSRQAMNPVTVRPDAREGAFTVNAAQGDRSASASFAIGPQAPAGSVRLQINPSRVLHEFQGLGGGVLFYDNQWELSQGDEIWKWCFEDVHATYLHLLARPDYERANDNDDWRTIDPAGFDFKASNRALKVAERALAIDPNLKLYLSVYSPPAWMKVGETTRGSAGLKAGKAYRQEFAEYVFAYLKHAASRGVRFEYFAPFNEPDWTHSQDGMHVKDFAELVGLFDDITTALAELIEADDDLEMPRLIFPDSLGAGALTRTRENRAVLTANRRMLEEKVDVWGVHDYWNTAGYWPVRFEELRALPPVGAKPIWMTEWAQRDNRGDLESANQYGANILNALRSGAQAWMVFEWCHPSGNQSGLISCDWGAKPPHKRYWRSQAYYTFQQLANTTPAGAQVVDVSAELSGIAKPSSKGQSLPVEYLALKTPQGMVLHVANTTGEPVTVEVEWRGDGGPAGGALVTDALRHSRPFTTDELALRTNRRSASFTAPANSLVTVVGWVEPAEGER, encoded by the coding sequence ATGCTGCGCGTCGTCGGTCCGAAGACGCTCGACCCCGATCGGCCCCACCTGCTCCGCGTCGAGGAACAAACCAAACAAGGTTGGCGGTTGGTCGATCCGGCCGCGTTGGTGGTGGGGGTCGAGGGACCGGCGAGCCTGGTTCAAGACCCGTCACGCCAGGCGATGAACCCCGTCACTGTTCGCCCCGACGCCCGCGAGGGAGCGTTCACCGTCAACGCAGCGCAGGGCGACCGCTCGGCCAGCGCCTCGTTCGCTATCGGACCGCAGGCGCCCGCGGGCTCGGTGCGACTTCAGATCAACCCCAGCCGAGTGCTGCACGAGTTCCAGGGCCTGGGGGGCGGCGTGCTGTTCTACGACAACCAGTGGGAGCTGAGCCAAGGGGACGAGATCTGGAAGTGGTGCTTCGAGGACGTCCACGCCACGTACCTGCACCTGCTCGCTCGCCCCGACTACGAGCGGGCGAACGACAACGACGACTGGCGGACGATCGACCCCGCGGGCTTCGATTTCAAGGCGTCCAACCGCGCGCTGAAGGTGGCCGAGCGGGCGCTGGCGATCGATCCAAACCTCAAGCTCTACCTCAGCGTCTACTCCCCCCCGGCCTGGATGAAAGTGGGCGAGACGACCCGCGGCTCGGCGGGGCTCAAGGCCGGCAAGGCGTACCGCCAAGAGTTTGCCGAGTACGTGTTCGCGTACCTGAAGCACGCCGCCAGCCGCGGCGTGCGGTTCGAGTACTTCGCCCCGTTCAACGAGCCCGACTGGACCCACAGCCAGGACGGCATGCACGTGAAAGACTTCGCGGAGCTCGTCGGGCTGTTCGACGACATCACCACCGCGCTCGCCGAGCTGATCGAGGCCGACGACGACCTCGAGATGCCGCGGCTGATCTTCCCCGACTCGCTCGGCGCCGGCGCGCTCACGCGGACACGCGAGAACCGCGCGGTGCTGACGGCCAACCGGCGGATGCTCGAGGAGAAGGTCGACGTGTGGGGCGTCCACGACTACTGGAACACGGCCGGCTACTGGCCGGTGCGGTTCGAAGAGCTGCGTGCGCTACCCCCGGTGGGCGCCAAGCCGATCTGGATGACCGAGTGGGCCCAGCGCGACAATCGGGGCGACCTGGAGAGCGCCAACCAGTACGGCGCCAACATCCTCAACGCGCTGCGCAGCGGCGCCCAGGCCTGGATGGTGTTCGAGTGGTGCCACCCCAGCGGCAACCAATCGGGGCTCATTAGTTGCGACTGGGGCGCCAAGCCCCCCCACAAACGCTACTGGCGCAGCCAGGCCTACTACACGTTCCAGCAACTCGCCAACACCACGCCGGCGGGGGCGCAGGTAGTGGACGTATCAGCAGAGCTGTCGGGCATTGCAAAGCCGTCAAGCAAGGGCCAGAGCCTGCCGGTCGAGTACTTGGCGCTAAAGACCCCCCAGGGGATGGTGCTGCACGTCGCCAACACCACCGGCGAACCGGTGACGGTAGAAGTCGAGTGGCGCGGCGACGGGGGCCCGGCCGGCGGGGCGCTGGTGACCGACGCACTGCGGCATAGCCGGCCCTTCACGACGGACGAACTGGCGCTGCGCACCAACCGACGGAGCGCATCGTTCACGGCGCCAGCGAATAGTTTGGTGACGGTAGTAGGATGGGTCGAGCCCGCCGAAGGCGAGCGCTGA
- a CDS encoding DedA family protein, with translation MLNFLLRFEYAGIIAFLTLCGLGLPIPEEAVVVLSGVLSYQETLDWYYALPSCLIGALLGDSVMYFIGRHFGHEWLTKHKNFARFIDPDREEQVEKLVLKHGFKVMLLTRFMFGVRGPVYYAAGAAKVPYLKFLLWDLVGASLVISVFFGLAFRYGRQIEKLASDFEITFTIIVLAALVVTGVMVYRSQKRRVGKAFDEMAAEDQQAEAPSEPGADLSASIPSPSTNGAPHDTASAPAPAAELERLE, from the coding sequence GTGCTCAACTTCCTGCTCAGATTCGAGTACGCGGGGATCATCGCGTTCCTGACGCTCTGCGGTCTGGGGCTGCCGATCCCCGAAGAAGCCGTGGTGGTCCTCTCCGGCGTGCTCAGCTACCAGGAGACGCTCGACTGGTACTACGCCCTCCCCTCGTGCCTGATCGGCGCCCTGCTGGGGGACAGCGTGATGTACTTCATCGGCCGGCACTTCGGCCACGAGTGGCTCACCAAGCACAAGAACTTCGCCCGCTTCATCGACCCCGACCGCGAAGAACAGGTCGAGAAACTGGTGCTGAAGCACGGCTTCAAGGTGATGCTGCTCACCCGATTTATGTTCGGCGTGCGCGGCCCCGTGTACTACGCCGCCGGCGCGGCCAAGGTGCCCTACCTGAAGTTCTTGCTGTGGGACCTGGTGGGCGCGTCGCTGGTGATCAGCGTCTTTTTCGGCCTGGCGTTCCGCTACGGCCGGCAGATCGAGAAGCTGGCGTCCGACTTCGAGATCACCTTCACCATCATCGTGCTGGCGGCGCTGGTCGTCACCGGCGTGATGGTCTACCGCAGCCAGAAGCGCCGCGTGGGCAAGGCGTTCGACGAGATGGCGGCCGAAGACCAGCAGGCAGAGGCGCCCAGCGAGCCGGGCGCCGACCTGTCGGCCTCGATCCCCTCCCCGTCGACCAACGGCGCGCCGCACGACACGGCTTCGGCGCCCGCGCCGGCGGCGGAGTTGGAGCGTTTGGAGTAG
- a CDS encoding FAD:protein FMN transferase: MPAPDSTRRDFLTGKAAARSLSDSVGSLGASGEGTDGACVLNVARPAMACQFEFRVLSTATHNTGPAAIEALDLVEAIEDQLTVYRDQSEVQEINRTAALHPIPVEPGLFALLEQADALYQETGGAFDLTAGPLSKAWGFFERRGRVPSEAELAAAMAHVGWGRVCLDRTEKSIQFTEPGVEINFNSIGKGYALDRAADLLAERGAPDVLLHGGGSTLVARGQNRAAGVPGWLAGLGDPLRSGRRLGEFLLRDEALSTSGAATQKFVQGGKRYGHLIDPRTGRPAEGVHSVTVLAPTGAAADALSTAFYVLGWEGAEAYCGGHADVRALFVLPTPGGGVDVRTLNLPEDAWRRYP, translated from the coding sequence ATGCCCGCTCCCGACTCCACGCGCCGCGACTTCCTCACCGGCAAGGCCGCCGCGCGGTCGCTGAGCGATTCGGTGGGGTCGCTGGGGGCCTCGGGCGAGGGGACCGACGGCGCCTGCGTCTTGAACGTGGCCCGCCCCGCCATGGCGTGTCAGTTTGAGTTCCGCGTGCTCTCGACCGCCACCCACAACACCGGGCCCGCCGCGATCGAGGCGCTCGACCTGGTCGAGGCCATCGAGGACCAGCTCACCGTCTACCGCGACCAGAGCGAGGTGCAGGAGATCAACCGCACCGCGGCCCTGCACCCGATACCGGTCGAGCCGGGGCTGTTCGCGCTGCTGGAGCAGGCGGACGCCCTCTACCAAGAAACCGGCGGCGCGTTCGACCTGACCGCGGGGCCCCTGTCGAAGGCGTGGGGGTTCTTCGAACGCCGCGGACGCGTCCCCTCGGAGGCAGAGCTGGCGGCAGCCATGGCGCACGTCGGCTGGGGGCGGGTCTGCCTCGACCGGACCGAAAAGTCGATCCAGTTCACCGAGCCGGGGGTCGAGATCAACTTCAACAGCATCGGCAAGGGCTACGCGCTCGACCGCGCCGCCGACCTGCTCGCCGAACGAGGCGCCCCCGACGTGCTGCTGCACGGCGGCGGCAGCACGCTGGTGGCCCGCGGGCAGAACCGCGCCGCGGGGGTCCCCGGCTGGCTGGCGGGGCTGGGCGACCCGCTCCGATCCGGCCGCCGGCTGGGGGAGTTCTTGCTGCGGGACGAGGCGCTTAGCACCTCTGGCGCCGCGACGCAGAAGTTTGTGCAGGGGGGCAAGCGGTACGGGCACCTGATCGACCCCCGCACGGGGCGCCCCGCAGAGGGGGTCCACTCCGTCACCGTGCTGGCGCCCACGGGCGCCGCGGCAGACGCCCTCTCGACCGCCTTCTACGTGCTCGGCTGGGAAGGGGCGGAGGCCTACTGCGGCGGCCACGCGGATGTCCGCGCGTTGTTTGTGCTCCCTACCCCGGGGGGAGGGGTCGACGTGCGGACGCTCAACCTGCCCGAAGACGCCTGGCGCAGGTACCCGTAG